In one Vanessa tameamea isolate UH-Manoa-2023 chromosome 12, ilVanTame1 primary haplotype, whole genome shotgun sequence genomic region, the following are encoded:
- the LOC113398468 gene encoding uncharacterized protein LOC113398468, with amino-acid sequence MYKINCTLLVVSLCALLWGVAGQYEWQIRDSVDEIRGKMDKINTDNCFISHLDDLFLPEDSVSHHPDVKEININPVFANRTAMLHLHNMAMTRAFFWSYILQSRFIRPAINDTYDPGMMYYFLSSVADVSANPYINASSLYFSPNMSYTSSYRGFFNKTMPRFAPRALRADDFNDPVHLQKISTLNTFFVEDLGAFDPESLSKDYTSDFYRTNEWYSLWLPDKVSNRHDTKTTYQVEIRYANNTNETFTFHGPPGNDETPGPVNWTKPYFDCGRLNKWLVAAVSPVADIYPRHTQFRHIEYPTYTAAVVMEMDYDRIDINQCPPSQGNDKPNRFASTARCKEETTECEPIHGWGFRRGGYQCRCRPGFRLPSIVRRPYLGEIIERATSDQYYNNFDCLEIGWVQRLPVQWEKAHPLIRALYADRYYEYVNATSGPAALHAERVNVYEVLNYIRSVQPWNCSLYNPTDLFLNGDIAFGAEEQFENQAKMAVRLANFISAFLQVSDPKEVFSGTRVADKPLTEDQMLGETLAIVLGDSKIWSAGTYWDRNKFTNRTFFAPFAHKTELNTRKFKLEDLARINKTDAVYINKSWYQFLKQRWSTNFDSLEKYFLKMKIRDSEFGKYLKQYERYPTFYRAASLKHGHWTRPYYDCEGPLKQWVITYASPFFGWDSVKVKLEFKGVVAVTMSLMSLDINQCPDKFYIPNAFKSTDKCDRRSSYCVPIQGRGFEAGGYKCECLQGYEYPFEDPITYYDGQIVEAEFQNIIENKETRIDMFKCRLAGAAAIQGSFAVLFTVLIFLWRFR; translated from the exons atgtataaaatcaatTGTACTTTACTTGTGGTTTCTTTATGTGCTTTGCTATGGGGTGTGGCCGGTCAGTACGAATGGCAAATACGCGATTCTGTAGACGAAATTCGAGGAAAAATGGATAAAATTAATACCGACAACTGCTTTATCAGCCATTTAGATGATCTCTTCCTTCCTGAGGATTCCGTGTCTCACCATCCCGACGTAAAAGAGATAAACATTAATCCCGTGTTCGCAAATCGTACTGCAATGTTACATTTGCACAATATGGCTATGACAAGGGCGTTTTTCTGGAGTTACATTCTGCAGTCCAGGTTTATTCGACCTGCGATAAACGATACCTACGATCCAGGGATGATGTATTATTTTCTATCATCTGTAGCCGACGTTTCTGCTAATCCATATATAAACGCTAGTTCATTATATTTCTCACCGAACATGTCATATACATCCTCATACCGAGGATTCTTCAATAAGACTATGCCTAGATTCGCGCCTAGAGCTCTAAGAGCAGATGATTTCAATGATCCTGTTCATTTGCAAAAGATAtcaacattaaatacattttttgtggAAGATCTGGGTGCATTTGACCCTGAAAGCTTGTCAAAGGATTACACATCTGATTTCTATCGTACTAACGAGTGGTATTCTTTATGGTTACCCGACAAGGTATCAAACAGACATGACACAAAAACAACATATCAAGTTGAAATAAGATATGCTAATAACACCAATGAAACATTCACTTTCCATGGACCCCCTGGCAATGATGAg acacCTGGACCAGTGAACTGGACAAAACCTTATTTCGACTGCGGTCGGTTGAACAAATGGCTCGTGGCAGCAGTTTCACCTGTTGCCGATATTTATCCCCGTCACACTCAGTTCAGGCATATTGAATATCCAAC atatacGGCAGCTGTGGTTATGGAAATGGATTATGACAGGATAGATATAAACCAATGTCCACCGAGTCAGGGTAATGACAAACCAAATAGATTTGCTTCTACAGCGAGATGTAAAGAGGAGACTACTgaa TGTGAACCAATCCATGGTTGGGGTTTCCGTCGTGGCGGTTATCAGTGTCGGTGCCGGCCCGGTTTCCGTCTGCCAAGTATTGTGCGTCGACCGTACCTCGGGGAGATTATCGAACGAGCAACATCCGACCAGTATTATAACAACTTTGACTGTCTGGAAATTGGGT GGGTGCAGCGGCTGCCGGTGCAGTGGGAGAAGGCGCACCCGCTGATCCGCGCGCTGTACGCGGACCGCTACTACGAGTACGTGAACGCCACGAGCGGGCCGGCCGCGCTGCACGCCGAGCGCGTCAACGTGTACGAGGTGCTCAACTACATCCGCTCCGTGCAGCCCTGGAACTGCTCGCT GTACAATCCGACAGATTTATTCTTGAATGGTGACATTGCTTTTGGTGCAGAAGAGCAGTTTGAGAATCAAGCCAAAATGGCTGTGCGATTGGCGAATTTCATAAGTGCTTTCTTACAG GTGTCAGATCCCAAAGAAGTTTTCAGTGGTACAAGAGTAGCCGATAAGCCCCTCACTGAGGATCAGATGCTTGGAGAAACTCTTGCTATAGTTCTGGGTGATTCTAAAATTTGGTCTGCGG GTACATATTGGGATAGAAACAAGTTTACAAACCGAACATTCTTTGCACCATTTGCACATAAGACTGAGCTAAACACTAGAAAATTCAAACTCGAGGATTTGGCGCGAATTAATAAGACTg ATGCTGTGTATATTAACAAATCGTGGTACCAATTCCTGAAACAGAGATGGTCGACTAATTTCGACAGCCTTGAGAAGTATTTCcttaaaatgaaaatacgtGATTCCGAATTCGGAAAATATTTGAAGCAATACGAGAGGTATCCCACGTTTTATAGAGCGGCTAGTCTCAAACATGGACACTGGACACGCCCGTACTACGATTGCGAAGGACCTTTGAAGCAATGGGTTATTACGTATGCTTCACCATTCTTTGGGTGGGACAGTGTCAAAGTTAAGCTGGAATTTAA GGGAGTTGTGGCTGTGACCATGTCTTTAATGTCTTTAGACATTAATCAGTGTCCGGACAAATTTTACATACCAAATGCATTTAAAAGCACTGACAAGTGTGATAGGAGATCCTCTTAT TGTGTACCGATCCAAGGACGCGGGTTTGAAGCTGGTGGTTACAAGTGTGAATGTTTACAAGGCTACGAGTACCCATTCGAGGATCCCATTACATACTACGATGGTCAGATCGTAGAAGCTGAGTTCCAGAATATCATAGAAAATAAGGAAACACGCATTGATATGTTCAAGTGTAGACTGGCTGGAGCAGCAGCTATTCAAGGTAGCTTCGCTGTATTGTTTACAGTTCTGATCTTTTTGTGGAGATTCAGGTAA
- the LOC113398467 gene encoding large ribosomal subunit protein uL1 yields the protein MAGTLFRSLFNTALSLHKPNVTTLKSIHTGSVYYAARKGTRAKARAKKVKVEITKIGFIPHNQRGKNKITKVHVNKHLDYSFKMESKDDVYPMRYYRWLTYTAEDAITAHKETHDPTMYNALDSLLFAQIEFNMEAVKKNRYLDNIIRLTLLPHFFPRDEERTILAFCKGPELIKQVTEAGATTVGSTELVKKIQEGEIKLSDYDYVIAHPNILTDLVPIRGLMKRRFPNVRSGTLDPNICDLVKKFAAGVQYRIVKDDHQQNFGSVEVPVGRLNMETKQLIENIDALLKDLQSIRPKRDGLFITRCYLTSPPSPEKLKIDPFVYVDRTLSKEVQEDSDNEDEEVAAKA from the exons atggcCGGAACGTTATTTC GTTCCTTGTTTAATACTGCTTTAAGTCTTCATAAACCCAATGTTACGACTTTA AAATCCATACACACTGGATCAGTATATTATGCAGCTCGTAAGGGTACTCGAGCCAAGGCTCGTGCGAAGAAAGTCAAAGTTGAAATCACTAAAATTGGTTTTATCCCCCATAACCAAAGAGGCAAAAATAA aataacaAAAGTTCATGTGAACAAGCATTtagattattcatttaaaatggaATCAAAAGATGATGTGTATCCTATGCGATACTACCGCTGGTTGACATATACTGCTGAGGATGCTATAACGGCACATAAGGAAACTCACGATCCAACAATGTATAATGCCCTTGATTCACTTTTGTTTGCTCAAATTGAATTTAACATGGAAGCTGTTAAAAAG aATCGTTATTTAGACAATATTATACGTCTCACACTACTTCCCCATTTCTTCCCACGTGATGAGGAAAGAACCATCCTTGCATTTTGTAAGGGTCCTGAATTGATCAAACAAGTTACAGAGGCGGGAGCAACTACTGTTGGTAGTACAGAATTAGTTAAGAAGATTCAG GAGGGAGAAATCAAACTAAGTGATTATGACTATGTAATAGCTCATCCAAATATCTTAACGGATTTAGTTCCAATCCGTGGTTTGATGAAGAGACGTTTCCCGAACGTGCGCTCCGGTACCCTGGACCCCAACATCTGTGACCTAGTCAAGAAATTTGCTGCCGGTGTCCAATACAGAATCGTTAAGGATGACCATCAACAAAACTTTGGTTCTGTGGAAGTTCCTGTCGGACGA TTGAATATGGAAACGAAGCAACTTATAGAAAACATTGATGCTTTATTGAAAGACTTACAATCTATACGACCGAAAAGAGATGGACTTTTTATTACAAG ATGCTATCTAACAAGTCCTCCGTCACCTGAAAAGCTTAAGATCGATCCATTTGTGTATGTTGATCGTACATTATCAAAGGAAGTTCAAGAGGATAGTGACAATGAAGATGAAGAGGTTGCCGCAAAagcttag
- the LOC113398460 gene encoding ras-related protein Rab-11A, with protein MGTREDEYDYLFKVVLIGDSGVGKSSLLSRFTRNEFNLESKSTIGVEFATRSIEVDGKTIKAQIWDTAGQERYRAITSAYYRGAVGALLVYDIAKHLSYENVERWLRELRDHADQNILIMLVGNKSDLRHLRSIPTEEAKAFAERNGLSFIETSALDSTNVEPAFQNILTEIYRIVSQKQMRDPPEGDVIRPDAEPADVRPSGADSVRKQCCQ; from the exons ATGGGTACAAGAGAGGACGAATACGATTATTTGTTCAAAG TCGTTTTGATTGGAGACTCGGGAGTGGGTAAAAGCAGTCTTCTTTCGCGTTTCACTAGAAATGAATTCAACTTAGAGTCAAAATCTACAATAGGAGTGGAATTTGCAACAAGAAGTATagag GTTGACGGTAAAACCATAAAAGCTCAAATATGGGATACTGCGGGTCAGGAGAGGTATCGCGCCATCACGTCCGCGTACTACCGCGGCGCGGTCGGTGCGCTGCTCGTCTACGACATCGCGAAACATCTCTCCTACGAGAACGTTGAGCGATGGCTGCGCGAACTGCGCGATCACGCCGATCAGAACATATTAATCATGCTCGTCGGGAACAAGAGCGATCTTAGGCACCTCAG ATCTATCCCAACAGAAGAGGCAAAGGCATTCGCGGAACGGAACGGGCTTAGTTTTATTGAAACATCCGCTCTCGACTCGACTAACGTGGAACCGGCATTCCAGAATATATTAACGG AGATCTACAGGATCGTCTCGCAGAAGCAGATGCGCGACCCGCCCGAGGGCGACGTGATCCGGCCCGACGCCGAGCCGGCCGACGTGCGGCCCTCCGGCGCCGACTCCGTGCGCAAGCAGTGCTGCCAGTAG
- the LOC113398459 gene encoding glutathione S-transferase 1-1-like: protein MPVDLYYVPGSAPCRAVLLTARALNLNLNLKLVDLHHGEHLKPEYLKINPQHTVPTLVDDGYPIYESRAIITYLVNKYGKGSALYPEDPKARALVDQRLYFDIGTLYQRFGDYFYPQIFGGAPADKDKLAKVEDALKLLDTFLEGQKYVAGANLTVADLSIVAGVSSFEASDIDFKKYANVKRWYETVKSTAPGYQEANEKGLDAFKALVNSLLKK, encoded by the exons atgCCTGTTGATTTGTACTACGTGCCTGGCTCCGCGCCCTGCCGAGCGGTGCTGCTCACTGCGCGTGCTCTCAACTTAAACCTCAACTTGAAACTAGTGGATCTGCATCACGGCGAACACCTTAAACCTGAATACCTTAAG ATAAATCCTCAACACACAGTCCCGACTCTAGTAGACGATGGCTACCCGATCTACGAGTCACGTGCTATCATAACCTACCTCGTGAACAAGTACGGAAAGGGAAGTGCGCTCTACCCCGAAGACCCAAAAGCGAGGGCACTCGTCGATCAACGCTTGTACTTCGACATTGGAACTTTGTATCAGAGATTCGGTGACTACTTC TATCCACAAATCTTCGGAGGTGCGCCCGCTGATAAGGATAAGCTAGCTAAAGTAGAGGATGCCCTCAAATTATTGGACACTTTCCTCGAGGGACAAAAGTATGTCGCTGGCGCCAACCTTACCGTAGCAGATCTCAGCATCGTCGCTGGCGTCTCCAGCTTCGAAGCGTCTGACATTGACTTTAAGAAATATGCGAATGTTAAGAG GTGGTACGAAACCGTGAAGTCCACAGCACCTGGATACCAAGAAGCCAATGAGAAGGGTCTGGACGCGTTCAAGGCTCTCGTAAACAGCCTCCTAAAGAAGTAA